A section of the Streptomyces sp. SCL15-4 genome encodes:
- a CDS encoding TIGR03936 family radical SAM-associated protein, whose translation MQRIRLRYTKRGRLRFTSHRDFQRAFERALRRAEVPMAYSAGFTPHPKVSYANAAPTGTGSEAEYLEIALTAPRDPETLRVLLDESLPAGLDITEAVEARTSGLADRLTASVWELRLDGVEPAEAERAVEAFTKAGTVEVQRMTKNGVRTFDARPAVVSLETHDAPADRPSDRPCAILRLVVRHVTPAVRPDDVLSGLRAVADLAPPVPAAVTRLAQGLFDEETGTVTDPLAPDREAAGALTAQSAAAATAPLPEGPA comes from the coding sequence GTGCAGCGCATTCGCCTGCGCTACACCAAGCGCGGCCGCCTGAGGTTCACCAGCCACCGAGACTTCCAGCGCGCCTTCGAGCGTGCGCTGCGCCGCGCCGAGGTGCCCATGGCGTACTCGGCGGGGTTCACGCCGCACCCCAAGGTGTCGTATGCCAATGCCGCACCCACCGGCACGGGCAGTGAGGCGGAGTATCTGGAGATCGCGCTCACCGCGCCGCGCGACCCGGAGACCCTGCGCGTCCTCCTCGACGAGTCGCTGCCCGCCGGGCTCGACATCACCGAGGCGGTCGAGGCACGGACCTCCGGCCTCGCCGACCGGCTGACGGCCTCCGTCTGGGAGCTGCGGCTGGACGGCGTCGAGCCGGCCGAGGCCGAGCGCGCGGTGGAGGCCTTCACCAAGGCCGGCACCGTCGAGGTGCAGCGGATGACCAAGAACGGCGTCCGCACCTTCGACGCCCGCCCGGCGGTGGTGAGCCTGGAAACGCACGATGCTCCGGCTGATAGGCCGAGCGACCGGCCCTGTGCGATACTGCGGCTGGTTGTTCGGCACGTGACGCCTGCCGTACGACCCGACGACGTCCTGTCCGGTCTCCGCGCCGTGGCCGACCTGGCGCCGCCGGTCCCCGCAGCGGTGACCAGGCTGGCGCAGGGGCTGTTCGATGAAGAGACCGGCACGGTGACCGACCCGCTCGCGCCCGACCGCGAGGCTGCCGGGGCCCTGACGGCCCAGTCGGCCGCCGCCGCGACGGCGCCGTTGCCGGAAGGTCCCGCGTAG
- the rplU gene encoding 50S ribosomal protein L21 has product MYAIVRSGGRQHKVAVGDIVEVDKISTAKVGDTVELSTLLVVDGDAVTSDPWVLAGIKVQAEVVDHHKGQKIDILRYKNKTGYRRRQGHRQQYTAIKVTSIPTAAK; this is encoded by the coding sequence GTGTACGCCATCGTGCGCAGCGGTGGTCGCCAGCACAAGGTTGCTGTCGGCGACATCGTTGAGGTTGACAAGATTTCCACTGCCAAGGTTGGCGACACGGTCGAGCTCTCGACCCTGCTCGTTGTCGACGGCGACGCCGTGACCAGCGACCCCTGGGTCCTGGCCGGCATCAAGGTCCAGGCCGAGGTCGTGGACCACCACAAGGGCCAGAAGATCGACATTCTGCGCTACAAGAACAAGACCGGTTACCGTCGTCGGCAGGGTCACCGCCAGCAGTACACGGCGATCAAGGTCACGTCGATCCCCACGGCTGCGAAGTAA
- the rpmA gene encoding 50S ribosomal protein L27: MAHKKGASSTRNGRDSNAQRLGVKRFGGQVVNAGEILVRQRGTHFHPGAGVGRGGDDTLFALQAGAVEFGTHRGRKVVNIVPVA; this comes from the coding sequence ATGGCACACAAGAAGGGCGCATCGTCCACCCGGAACGGTCGCGACTCCAATGCCCAGCGACTCGGCGTGAAGCGCTTCGGCGGTCAGGTCGTCAACGCTGGTGAGATCCTGGTCCGCCAGCGCGGCACCCACTTCCACCCCGGCGCCGGTGTCGGCCGTGGCGGCGACGACACGCTGTTCGCCCTGCAGGCCGGTGCGGTGGAGTTCGGTACCCACCGCGGCCGCAAGGTCGTGAACATCGTTCCGGTCGCCTGA
- the obgE gene encoding GTPase ObgE: MTTFVDRVELHVAAGNGGHGCASVHREKFKPLGGPDGGNGGRGGDVILTVDQSVTTLLDYHHSPHRKATNGKPGEGGNRSGKDGQDLILPVPDGTVVLDKAGNVLADLVGHGTSYIAAQGGRGGLGNAALASARRKAPGFALLGEPGDLHDIVLELKTVADVALVGYPSAGKSSLISVLSAAKPKIADYPFTTLVPNLGVVTAGSTVYTIADVPGLIPGASQGRGLGLEFLRHVERCSVLVHVLDTATLESDRDPVSDLDIIEEELRQYGGLDNRPRIVVLNKIDVPDGKDLAEMVRPDLEARGYRVFEVSAVAHTGLRELTFALGELVGQARAAKPKEEATRIVIRPKAVDDAGFTVVREDAGGEPLFRVRGEKPERWVRQTDFNNDEAVGYLADRLNRLGVEEQLMKAGARAGDGVAIGPEENAVVFDWEPTVMSGAEMLGRRGEDHRFDEPRPAAQRRRDKQAERDEVLREYDEFDPFE, from the coding sequence ATGACCACCTTCGTGGACCGCGTCGAACTGCATGTCGCCGCGGGTAACGGAGGCCACGGCTGTGCCTCCGTCCACCGTGAGAAGTTCAAGCCGCTCGGCGGACCCGACGGCGGCAACGGCGGCCGCGGCGGTGACGTCATCCTGACCGTCGACCAGTCGGTCACGACGCTGCTGGACTATCACCACTCCCCGCACCGCAAGGCCACCAACGGCAAGCCCGGCGAGGGCGGCAACCGTTCCGGCAAGGACGGCCAGGACCTGATCCTGCCGGTCCCGGACGGCACGGTCGTGCTGGACAAGGCGGGCAACGTGCTCGCCGACCTGGTCGGCCACGGCACCTCGTACATCGCCGCGCAGGGCGGCCGGGGCGGCCTCGGCAACGCGGCGCTGGCCTCCGCCCGCCGCAAGGCGCCCGGCTTCGCGCTGCTCGGCGAGCCCGGCGACCTCCACGACATCGTCCTGGAACTGAAGACCGTCGCCGACGTGGCCCTCGTCGGCTACCCGAGCGCCGGCAAGTCCTCGCTGATCTCCGTGCTCAGCGCGGCCAAGCCGAAGATCGCCGACTACCCGTTCACGACGCTGGTCCCGAACCTCGGCGTGGTCACCGCGGGCTCCACCGTCTACACCATCGCCGACGTGCCCGGTCTCATCCCCGGCGCCAGCCAGGGCCGCGGCCTCGGCCTGGAGTTCCTGCGCCACGTGGAGCGGTGCAGCGTGCTGGTGCACGTGCTGGACACCGCCACGCTGGAGTCCGACCGCGACCCGGTCTCCGACCTCGACATCATCGAGGAGGAGCTGCGGCAGTACGGCGGGCTGGACAACCGGCCCCGGATCGTCGTCCTGAACAAGATCGACGTGCCCGACGGCAAGGACCTGGCCGAGATGGTCCGTCCCGACCTGGAGGCCCGCGGTTACCGCGTCTTCGAGGTGTCGGCCGTGGCCCACACGGGCCTGCGCGAACTGACCTTCGCCCTCGGCGAGCTGGTCGGCCAGGCGCGTGCCGCGAAGCCGAAGGAGGAGGCGACCCGGATCGTCATCCGGCCCAAGGCCGTGGACGACGCGGGCTTCACCGTCGTACGCGAGGACGCCGGCGGCGAGCCGCTGTTCCGGGTGCGCGGCGAGAAGCCGGAGCGCTGGGTGCGCCAGACCGACTTCAACAACGACGAGGCCGTGGGGTACCTCGCCGACCGGCTCAACCGCCTCGGCGTGGAGGAGCAGTTGATGAAGGCGGGCGCCCGTGCGGGCGACGGCGTCGCCATCGGCCCCGAGGAGAACGCGGTCGTCTTCGACTGGGAGCCCACGGTCATGTCCGGCGCGGAGATGCTCGGCCGCCGCGGCGAGGACCACCGCTTCGACGAGCCCCGCCCCGCGGCCCAGCGCCGCCGGGACAAGCAGGCGGAGCGCGACGAGGTGTTGCGGGAGTACGACGAGTTCGACCCGTTCGAGTAA
- a CDS encoding alkaline phosphatase D family protein — protein sequence MTASSPDRRRFLTAGAAVLGAAASAQLWLPGTARAAGTPLPDGVFTLGVASGDPLPDGIVLWTRLAPDPLNGGGMPEAAFPVDWEIAEDERFRKVARRGTAEARPELGHSVHVDVRGLRPDRAYWYRFRAGTQLSPTGRTRTAPHPRQRGGALRVALASCQNWQHGYFTPYADMLAQDPDFVLFVGDYIYESTPSATAVRRHEGKGEPYTLTQYRNRYAQYRTDPGLAAMHANAPWVVTFDDHEVDNDWAGEVPQDPDKQPHDKFLARQTAAFQAYYEHMPVRASAIPSGPHIRMYRRLEFGRLARLNVLDTRQFRTDQATTQEGAQEPTRTMLGAEQKQWLLDGLYDSPARWNLVASQIMMAETDLLPGDGKLWFYDAWDGYQAERNALLEEFAGIRNPVVLSGDRHLTMISDLKTDFDDPDSDVIGAEFVGTSISSSGDQDQDAFHKQWDPLMADNPHWKLIDAHRGYHLFDIRPDGIDARVRVVDTVLKPQATASTLARLRVESDEPGVRLV from the coding sequence ATGACCGCATCATCCCCCGACCGCCGCCGCTTTCTGACCGCCGGGGCCGCCGTCCTCGGGGCCGCGGCCTCCGCCCAGCTGTGGCTGCCGGGCACCGCCCGCGCCGCCGGCACACCGCTGCCCGACGGAGTGTTCACCCTCGGCGTGGCCTCCGGCGATCCGCTCCCCGACGGCATCGTGCTGTGGACCAGACTCGCGCCCGACCCGCTGAACGGCGGCGGCATGCCCGAGGCGGCCTTCCCCGTGGACTGGGAGATCGCCGAGGACGAGCGGTTCCGCAAGGTCGCCCGCCGGGGCACCGCCGAGGCCCGGCCCGAACTCGGCCACAGCGTCCACGTGGACGTCCGCGGCCTGCGCCCGGACCGCGCGTACTGGTACCGCTTCCGGGCCGGCACCCAGCTCTCGCCCACCGGCCGCACCCGCACCGCGCCGCATCCGCGGCAGCGCGGCGGCGCGCTGCGCGTGGCCCTCGCCTCCTGCCAGAACTGGCAGCACGGCTACTTCACGCCGTACGCCGACATGCTCGCGCAGGACCCGGACTTCGTGCTCTTCGTCGGCGACTACATCTACGAGTCCACGCCCTCGGCGACGGCCGTGCGGCGGCACGAGGGCAAGGGCGAGCCGTACACCCTCACCCAGTACCGCAACCGGTACGCCCAGTACCGCACCGACCCCGGCCTCGCCGCGATGCACGCGAACGCCCCCTGGGTGGTCACCTTCGACGACCACGAGGTGGACAACGACTGGGCCGGCGAGGTCCCGCAGGACCCCGACAAGCAGCCGCACGACAAGTTCCTGGCCCGGCAGACGGCGGCCTTCCAGGCCTACTACGAGCACATGCCGGTGCGCGCCTCGGCGATCCCCAGCGGCCCGCACATCCGGATGTACCGCCGCCTGGAGTTCGGCCGGCTGGCCCGGCTCAACGTCCTGGACACCCGGCAGTTCCGCACCGACCAGGCCACCACGCAGGAAGGCGCGCAGGAGCCCACGCGGACCATGCTCGGCGCCGAGCAGAAGCAGTGGCTGCTGGACGGGCTGTACGACTCCCCGGCCCGCTGGAACCTCGTCGCCTCGCAGATCATGATGGCGGAGACCGATCTGCTGCCCGGCGACGGCAAGCTGTGGTTCTACGACGCCTGGGACGGCTACCAGGCCGAGCGCAACGCCCTGCTGGAGGAGTTCGCCGGCATCCGCAACCCGGTCGTCCTCAGCGGCGACCGCCACCTGACGATGATCAGCGACCTGAAGACGGACTTCGACGACCCGGACTCCGACGTGATCGGCGCCGAGTTCGTCGGCACCTCCATCTCCAGCAGCGGCGACCAGGACCAGGACGCCTTCCACAAGCAGTGGGACCCCCTGATGGCGGACAACCCGCACTGGAAGCTCATCGACGCCCACCGCGGCTACCACCTGTTCGACATCCGTCCCGACGGCATCGACGCGCGGGTCCGGGTGGTCGACACGGTGCTCAAGCCGCAGGCGACGGCGAGCACCCTGGCCCGGCTGCGGGTGGAGTCGGACGAGCCGGGCGTCCGCCTGGTGTGA
- a CDS encoding bifunctional cytidylyltransferase/SDR family oxidoreductase has product MSQRIAKPRTTAVILAGGTGQRVGLSIPKQLLKIAGKAVIEHTLTTFQNADSIDDVIVLMAPGYVPDVEKIVAKAGFTKVKKVIEGGATRNETTERAIAALREGLAEGEDLNVLFHDAVRPLLSQRVIDDCVAALDRYQAVDVAIPSADTIIVTRTHGEDGEFITEIPDRSRLRRGQTPQAFKLSTIRRAYEVAAGDPNFQATDDCSVVLKYLPDVPIHVVAGDEYNMKVTQPVDVFIADKLFQLASTAAPEQKGEDAYRELLTGKTVVIFGGSYGIGKDIAELAGSYGANVYALGRSTTGTHVENPEEVDDALSKAYADTGRIDYVVNTAGVLRIGKLAETDNATIEEALKVNYLAPVQIARSSYKYLAETKGQLLLYTSSSYTRGRAEYSLYSSTKAAMVNLTQALSDEWAADGIRVNCVNPERTATPMRTKAFGQEPSGTLLSSEAVARTSLDVLLSELTGHVIDVRQQDPTAGAARASGFEQALASVLDRQDGV; this is encoded by the coding sequence GTGTCCCAGCGCATAGCCAAGCCCCGTACCACCGCAGTGATCCTGGCCGGTGGCACCGGCCAGCGGGTGGGTCTGTCGATCCCCAAGCAGCTGCTGAAGATCGCCGGCAAGGCAGTCATCGAGCACACCCTGACCACCTTCCAGAACGCCGACTCGATCGACGACGTCATCGTGCTGATGGCCCCGGGCTATGTGCCGGACGTCGAGAAGATCGTCGCCAAGGCGGGCTTCACGAAGGTGAAGAAAGTCATCGAGGGCGGCGCGACACGGAACGAGACCACCGAGCGCGCCATCGCCGCCCTCCGCGAGGGCCTGGCCGAGGGCGAGGACCTCAACGTCCTCTTCCACGACGCCGTGCGCCCGCTGCTCTCGCAGCGCGTCATCGACGACTGCGTGGCCGCGCTGGACCGTTACCAGGCGGTGGACGTCGCCATCCCGTCCGCGGACACCATCATCGTCACGCGCACCCACGGCGAGGACGGCGAGTTCATCACCGAGATCCCGGACCGCTCCCGGCTGCGCCGCGGCCAGACCCCGCAGGCCTTCAAGCTGTCCACCATCCGCCGCGCCTACGAGGTCGCGGCCGGCGACCCGAACTTCCAGGCCACGGACGACTGCTCGGTGGTCCTGAAGTACCTGCCGGACGTGCCGATCCACGTCGTCGCGGGCGACGAGTACAACATGAAGGTGACCCAGCCGGTCGACGTCTTCATCGCCGACAAGCTGTTCCAGCTCGCCTCCACCGCCGCGCCCGAGCAGAAGGGCGAGGACGCCTACCGCGAGCTGCTCACCGGCAAGACCGTCGTCATCTTCGGCGGCTCCTACGGCATCGGCAAGGACATCGCCGAACTCGCCGGGTCCTACGGCGCGAACGTCTACGCGCTGGGCCGCTCCACCACCGGCACCCACGTGGAGAACCCGGAGGAGGTCGACGACGCGCTGTCCAAGGCCTACGCGGACACCGGCCGGATCGACTACGTGGTCAACACCGCGGGCGTGCTGCGCATCGGCAAGCTCGCCGAGACCGACAACGCCACCATTGAGGAGGCGCTGAAGGTGAACTACCTGGCGCCGGTGCAGATCGCCCGCTCCTCCTACAAGTACCTGGCCGAGACCAAGGGCCAGCTGCTGCTCTACACCTCCAGCAGCTACACCCGGGGCCGCGCCGAATACTCGCTGTACTCCTCCACCAAGGCCGCCATGGTGAACCTCACCCAGGCGCTGTCCGACGAGTGGGCCGCCGACGGCATCCGCGTCAACTGCGTCAACCCCGAGCGCACCGCGACGCCGATGCGCACCAAGGCCTTCGGCCAGGAGCCGTCGGGCACCCTGCTCTCCTCCGAGGCCGTGGCCCGTACCTCCCTGGACGTGCTGCTGTCGGAGCTGACCGGGCATGTCATCGACGTCCGCCAGCAGGACCCGACCGCGGGTGCCGCCCGGGCCTCCGGTTTCGAGCAGGCGCTCGCCTCGGTGCTGGACCGTCAGGACGGCGTGTAA
- a CDS encoding glycosyltransferase family 2 protein, with protein MTQPDVSVIIGAYEAMPYLVECLASVEAQTIGADRMEVIAVDDGSTDGTGDCLEEFAARAPMPVSVIRQENSGGPSGPRNVGLGKATGRYVFFLDADDRLGPEALERMVAMADKNGTDVVLGRVEGVNRSAPKSMWGKTLDRADVFTSNIKFTLSAQKLFRRALLERHGMRFDESLFTGEDALFTLEAYLRADGVSVVADYTCYYLVGRDDGKQVTKSGSYTLRFDSARSLMKLIADMVPAGDKRDLLMVRPFLVTLLPQFGPKFLTDSEEIRRNKLELAKPLMDAYWTPGVARRLKVHERLRLHLVAMQRPDLLLDVVRFVKEKKQADAVLEKRGTRLYLGYPHFRSKAAGIPDEIYRAEAREARAYPGYREAVANSVPRRAVRKIRRKLRRVLSGKGFGAAAA; from the coding sequence GTGACGCAGCCCGATGTGAGCGTGATCATCGGGGCGTACGAAGCGATGCCGTACCTGGTCGAGTGCCTGGCATCCGTCGAGGCCCAGACCATCGGCGCGGACCGGATGGAGGTCATCGCGGTCGACGACGGCTCCACCGACGGCACCGGCGACTGCCTGGAGGAGTTCGCCGCCCGCGCCCCCATGCCGGTGAGCGTCATCCGCCAGGAGAACTCCGGCGGGCCGAGCGGCCCCCGCAACGTCGGCCTGGGCAAGGCGACCGGCCGCTACGTCTTCTTCCTCGACGCCGACGACCGGCTCGGCCCCGAGGCCCTCGAGCGCATGGTCGCCATGGCCGACAAGAACGGCACGGACGTCGTCCTCGGCCGGGTCGAGGGCGTCAACCGCTCCGCGCCGAAGTCCATGTGGGGCAAGACGCTGGACCGGGCCGACGTCTTCACCTCCAACATCAAGTTCACCCTCAGCGCGCAGAAGCTGTTCCGCCGGGCCCTGCTGGAACGGCACGGCATGCGGTTCGACGAGTCGCTGTTCACCGGCGAGGACGCCCTCTTCACACTGGAGGCGTACCTGCGCGCCGACGGTGTCTCCGTGGTCGCCGACTACACCTGCTACTACCTGGTCGGCCGCGACGACGGCAAGCAGGTCACCAAGAGCGGCAGCTACACCCTGCGCTTCGACTCCGCGCGCTCCCTGATGAAGCTGATCGCCGACATGGTCCCGGCCGGCGACAAGCGCGACCTGCTCATGGTCCGGCCGTTCCTCGTCACGCTGCTGCCGCAGTTCGGCCCGAAGTTCCTCACCGACAGCGAGGAGATCCGGCGCAACAAGCTGGAGCTGGCCAAGCCGCTGATGGACGCCTACTGGACGCCCGGTGTGGCCCGCCGGCTGAAGGTGCACGAGCGGCTGCGGCTGCACCTGGTCGCCATGCAGCGGCCCGACCTGCTGCTGGACGTCGTCAGGTTCGTCAAGGAGAAGAAGCAGGCCGACGCCGTGCTGGAGAAGCGCGGTACCCGGCTCTACCTCGGCTACCCGCACTTCCGGTCCAAGGCCGCCGGCATCCCCGACGAGATCTACCGCGCCGAGGCCCGTGAGGCCCGCGCCTACCCGGGCTACCGCGAGGCCGTCGCCAACTCCGTCCCGCGCCGCGCCGTGCGCAAGATCCGGCGCAAGCTGCGGCGCGTGCTGTCGGGCAAGGGTTTCGGAGCGGCGGCGGCCTGA
- a CDS encoding polysaccharide pyruvyl transferase family protein, with the protein MKRLLLRSGKSPYDVLSIEEALHRDVIATNSGNLIFSDAAHKILETPHTEVVSNGIGTDVSAAARINEEYDAFVVPLANAFRPSFEGRLKRLTRLIGKLRIPVVVLGVGAQAGLGYDPARLKPMEQSVRDFCAAVLDRSASIGVRGEFTEQYLRDLGFRDVEVIGCPSMFLYGRELDVRKRVPRLTADSRIAVNGSHHAVQKQGLDRIITRAHDRYPNLCFIGQNISDARQLHWRDLSDPNARVTAMPTHPDHPMYREGKARVYVDPVTWIDDLRSYDFSFGSRIHGNIAALLAGTPATVLCGDSRTLELCRYFEIPHRRLDQVTKELLAADPIRLYEQLDLSGLVGGHAERFDRFVAFLDKNGLENTFTHGDGGAAFDKRMRSLAFPPGVRPWTDADPAALSGRFGWLHSQVSELAQENERLRRELAKAKDAANPGSGTSVYRRARRVVGRPLRRALQSGKQ; encoded by the coding sequence GTGAAGCGCCTCCTGCTGCGCTCGGGCAAGAGCCCGTACGACGTCCTGTCCATCGAGGAGGCTCTCCACCGGGACGTCATCGCCACCAACTCCGGCAACCTGATCTTCAGCGATGCCGCGCACAAGATCCTGGAGACACCGCACACCGAGGTCGTCTCCAACGGCATCGGGACGGACGTCTCGGCGGCGGCCCGGATCAACGAGGAGTACGACGCCTTCGTCGTGCCGCTCGCCAACGCCTTCCGGCCGTCCTTCGAGGGCCGGCTGAAGCGGCTGACCCGCCTGATCGGCAAGCTGCGGATCCCCGTCGTGGTGCTGGGGGTCGGCGCGCAGGCCGGGCTGGGCTACGACCCGGCGCGGCTGAAGCCGATGGAGCAGTCGGTGCGCGACTTCTGCGCGGCGGTGCTGGACCGCAGCGCCTCCATCGGGGTGCGCGGCGAGTTCACCGAGCAGTACCTGCGCGACCTGGGTTTCCGTGATGTCGAGGTCATCGGCTGTCCGTCGATGTTCCTGTACGGCCGGGAACTCGACGTGCGCAAGCGGGTGCCCCGGCTGACGGCGGACTCGCGGATCGCGGTGAACGGTTCGCACCACGCGGTGCAGAAGCAGGGCCTGGACCGGATCATCACCCGCGCCCACGACCGCTATCCGAACCTGTGCTTCATCGGGCAGAACATCAGCGACGCCCGGCAGCTGCACTGGCGGGACCTGAGCGACCCCAACGCCCGCGTGACGGCGATGCCGACGCACCCGGACCACCCGATGTACCGGGAGGGCAAGGCGCGGGTGTACGTCGACCCGGTCACCTGGATCGACGACCTGCGCTCCTACGACTTCTCCTTCGGCTCGCGCATCCACGGCAACATCGCGGCGCTGCTCGCGGGGACGCCCGCGACGGTGCTGTGCGGCGACTCGCGCACGCTGGAGCTGTGCCGGTACTTCGAGATCCCGCACCGGCGGCTGGACCAGGTCACCAAGGAGCTGCTGGCGGCGGACCCGATCCGGCTGTACGAGCAGCTGGACCTGAGCGGGCTGGTCGGGGGCCACGCGGAGCGCTTCGACCGCTTCGTGGCCTTCCTGGACAAGAACGGGCTCGAGAACACCTTCACGCACGGCGACGGCGGTGCGGCCTTCGACAAGAGGATGCGGTCGCTGGCGTTCCCGCCGGGCGTCCGGCCGTGGACCGACGCCGACCCCGCCGCGCTGAGCGGCCGGTTCGGCTGGCTGCACAGCCAGGTGAGCGAACTCGCCCAGGAAAACGAGCGGTTGCGGCGGGAGCTGGCGAAGGCGAAGGACGCGGCGAACCCGGGCTCCGGCACGTCCGTCTACCGCCGCGCGCGCCGCGTGGTGGGCCGTCCCCTGCGCCGCGCGCTCCAGTCCGGCAAGCAGTAG
- the proB gene encoding glutamate 5-kinase — MGEARRIVVKVGSSSLTTAAGGLDADRVDALVDVLAKSRGGGEREIVLVSSGAIAAGLAPLGLRRRPRDLARQQAAASVGQGLLVARYTASFARYGVRVGQVLLTSDDMSRRAHHRNASRTLDELLAMGAFPIVNENDTVATDEIRFGDNDRLAALVAHLVHADLLVLLSDVDGVYDGDPSRPGTSRIAEVRSPRDLAGVEIGSAGKAGVGTGGMVTKVEAARIAAAAGIPVVLTSAVHAAEALAGGDTGTYFHPTGKRSADRLLWLQHASTPQGALTLDDGAVDAVVNGRKSLLPAGIAAVEGEFSAGDPVELRDARGRAVARGLVNFDAKEIPRLLGRSTHELARELGAAYEREVVHRDDLVLLHV; from the coding sequence GTGGGCGAGGCCCGCAGGATCGTCGTCAAGGTGGGTTCCTCCTCGCTGACCACCGCCGCCGGCGGCCTGGACGCCGACCGCGTCGACGCCCTCGTCGACGTCCTCGCCAAGAGCCGCGGCGGCGGAGAGCGGGAGATCGTCCTCGTCTCCTCCGGCGCCATCGCCGCCGGCCTCGCCCCGCTCGGCCTGCGCCGCCGCCCCCGGGACCTCGCCCGCCAGCAGGCCGCCGCCAGCGTCGGCCAGGGCCTGCTGGTCGCCCGCTACACCGCCTCCTTCGCCCGCTACGGCGTCCGCGTCGGCCAGGTCCTGCTCACCAGCGACGACATGAGCCGCCGCGCCCACCACCGCAACGCCTCGCGCACCCTCGACGAGCTGCTCGCGATGGGCGCCTTCCCGATCGTCAACGAGAACGACACCGTCGCCACCGACGAGATCCGCTTCGGCGACAACGACCGCCTCGCCGCGCTCGTCGCCCACCTCGTCCACGCCGACCTGCTCGTCCTCCTCTCCGATGTCGACGGCGTCTACGACGGCGACCCCAGCAGGCCCGGCACCTCCCGGATAGCCGAGGTGAGGAGCCCGCGGGACCTCGCCGGCGTCGAGATCGGCAGCGCGGGCAAGGCCGGCGTCGGCACCGGCGGCATGGTCACCAAGGTGGAGGCCGCCCGGATCGCCGCCGCCGCCGGCATCCCGGTGGTGCTCACCAGCGCCGTCCACGCGGCCGAGGCCCTGGCCGGCGGCGACACCGGCACCTACTTCCACCCCACCGGCAAGCGCTCCGCCGACCGCCTCCTGTGGCTCCAGCACGCCTCCACCCCGCAGGGCGCGCTGACCCTGGACGACGGCGCGGTGGACGCGGTCGTGAACGGCCGCAAGTCGCTGCTGCCCGCCGGGATCGCCGCCGTGGAAGGCGAGTTCAGCGCCGGCGACCCCGTCGAACTGCGCGACGCGCGCGGCCGCGCGGTGGCCCGGGGACTCGTCAACTTCGACGCCAAGGAGATCCCCCGGCTGCTCGGGCGTTCGACGCACGAGCTGGCACGCGAGCTGGGCGCCGCGTACGAACGCGAGGTCGTACACAGGGACGACCTGGTGCTCCTGCACGTCTGA